A stretch of the Rosa rugosa chromosome 5, drRosRugo1.1, whole genome shotgun sequence genome encodes the following:
- the LOC133707996 gene encoding leucine--tRNA ligase, cytoplasmic-like — MAIEGGKKSRRDRLKAIEEKAQKLWEENGVFRAESCEKPPEPGEKFFGNFPLPYMNGFLHLGHAFSLSKLEFSARFHRLRGAHVLLPVGFHLTGMPIKSIGLSAIDISELQNPSNWLSYFPRVAVKELKAFGLGCDWRRSFITTDMNPYFDKFLRWQMRKLKSMGKIVKDIRYTIYSPLDGQPCADHDRATGEGVRPQEYTIIKMEVVAPFPPKLGVLKGKKVFLAAATLRPETSYGQTNAWVLPDGKYGAFEINETDVFILTQRAALNLAYQKYSRVPEKPSCLVEMTGYDLIGLPLKSPLALNQIVYALPMLTVLTDKGTGILTSVPSDAPDDYMALEDLKLKPAFREKYGVKDEWVMPFDIIPIIKIPEYGDKAAKKVVEDLKIKSQNEIEKLAEAKRLTSLKGLTEGKLLVGEFKERIVQEAKPLIRSRLLEAGDAIMYSEPEKQVVSRSGDECVVALIDQWCITYGEAEWKKTAQECLSCINLYSDTTRHGFVHTLNWLSQWACSRSFGLGTRIPWDEEYLVEPLSDSTLYMAYYTIAHLLHNEDMYGSSNSTSAVRAEQMTDEVWDFIFCDGSYPQSSDITPSILNKMKQEFEYWYPFDLEVSGKDLIQNHTFCIYNHTALLPKKHWPSAFRCNGHLMLKSTKNANGAGNFISLRHAIDHYSADATRFALADISDGIDDAYFSFETANAAIVRLTKEIDWIDRMKDKDLGKDSSLRIDSPCTFSDRVFLNEINIAVKRTEQNYQGCMFREALKTGFYDLQAARDWYRISCGGTNAMNHDLVWRFIDVQTRLIAPICPHYAEHVWRELLEREGFAVNAGWPAADAPDLTLQSANKYLQDSIDSIRKLHNKQLPTSKKTNMGASATSLTEALIYVKEKYDGWKAECLRILQHDLNRDTLTSAHEDKEIFEALKASSFGQDDDFSQKNCMEFLKFKKEKAVALGIQALDLKLPFGEIEVLEQNLDLIKKQIHGLEEVQVLSAINAADIARAGPHARLLEKNPPSPGSPTTVFLTR, encoded by the coding sequence ATGGCAATCGAAGGTGGGAAGAAATCTAGGAGAGATCGTCTCAAAGCGATTGAGGAGAAGGCTCAAAAGTTGTGGGAAGAAAATGGTGTTTTCAGGGCTGAATCTTGTGAAAAGCCCCCTGAACCAGGGGAGAAGTTCTTTGGGAACTTCCCTCTTCCTTACATGAATGGTTTTTTGCATCTAGGGCATGCATTCTCACTCTCGAAGCTAGAGTTTTCTGCTCGTTTTCATAGGTTAAGAGGTGCTCATGTGCTACTCCCGGTTGGTTTCCACCTCACTGGCATGCCCATCAAAAGTATTGGCCTGTCTGCCATTGATATATCAGAACTCCAGAATCCATCGAACTGGTTGAGCTACTTCCCTCGAGTTGCAGTGAAAGAGCTCAAGGCATTTGGCTTGGGCTGTGACTGGAGGCGCTCCTTTATTACCACAGACATGAACCCATACTTTGACAAGTTTCTGAGATGGCAGATGAGGAAACTAAAATCTATGGGTAAGATTGTGAAGGATATCCGTTACACAATCTACTCTCCTTTGGATGGCCAGCCATGTGCAGATCATGATAGGGCAACTGGTGAAGGAGTTCGGCCCCAAGAGTACACCATCATCAAAATGGAGGTGGTGGCACCTTTTCCTCCTAAACTGGGAGTGTTGAAGGGAAAGAAAGTCTTCCTTGCTGCCGCAACATTGAGACCTGAGACTTCTTATGGTCAAACAAATGCATGGGTGTTGCCTGATGGCAAGTATGGAGCCTTTGAAATCAATGAAACAGATGTCTTCATTCTTACGCAGAGAGCAGCACTTAATCTTGCCTATCAGAAGTACTCTAGGGTTCCAGAAAAGCCTTCTTGCTTGGTTGAGATGACTGGCTATGATTTGATTGGCCTTCCATTGAAGTCTCCACTTGCACTCAATCAGATCGTTTATGCCCTTCCTATGTTGACCGTCCTAACAGACAAAGGTACTGGGATATTGACTAGTGTACCTAGTGATGCTCCTGATGATTATATGGCCTTGGAAGATTTAAAATTGAAACCAGCGTTTAGAGAAAAATATGGTGTGAAGGATGAATGGGTCATGCCCTTTGATATCATTCCAATAATCAAAATTCCGGAATATGGAGACAAGGCTGCTAAAAAGGTTGTGGAAGATCTCAAAATCAAAAGTCAGAATGAGATAGAGAAGCTAGCAGAAGCCAAGAGGTTGACATCCTTGAAAGGTTTAACTGAAGGAAAACTGCTTGTGGGAGAATTCAAAGAAAGGATAGTCCAGGAGGCAAAACCATTGATAAGGAGCAGGCTATTAGAGGCAGGTGATGCAATCATGTATAGCGAGCCTGAAAAGCAGGTAGTTTCACGATCTGGTGATGAATGTGTTGTTGCTCTTATAGATCAATGGTGCATCACATATGGGGAAGCAGAATGGAAAAAAACTGCTCAGGAGTGCTTGTCATGCATAAATTTATATTCTGACACGACACGACATGGATTTGTACACACATTGAATTGGTTGAGTCAGTGGGCTTGTTCTCGATCTTTTGGGCTTGGTACACGCATTCCCTGGGATGAAGAATACTTGGTCGAGCCGTTATCCGATTCAACTCTTTACATGGCTTATTACACCATTGCTCACCTGTTACACAATGAAGACATGTATGGCAGCTCCAACAGCACATCTGCAGTAAGAGCTGAACAAATGACCGATGAGGTTTGGGATTTTATTTTCTGTGATGGCTCGTATCCACAATCATCTGATATCACACCATCAATTCTTAACAAGATGAAGCAGGAGTTTGAATATTGGTATCCTTTTGATCTTGAGGTGTCTGGTAAGGATCTAATCCAGAATCATACCTTCTGCATTTACAACCATACTGCACTTTTGCCCAAGAAGCACTGGCCTAGTGCGTTTAGATGCAATGGGCACCTGATGCTCAAATCCACGAAGAATGCTAATGGTGCTGGAAATTTTATATCATTGAGACACGCAATTGATCACTATTCTGCTGATGCCACGCGGTTTGCTTTGGCTGATATTAGTGATGGTATTGACGATGCATACTTTTCATTTGAAACTGCAAATGCGGCCATCGTACGTCTCACTAAGGAGATAGATTGGATTGATCGGATGAAAGATAAAGATTTGGGTAAAGACTCTTCTCTGAGAATAGACTCCCCTTGTACCTTCTCTGACCGGGTCTTTCTGAATGAAATAAATATTGCTGTGAAGAGGACTGAGCAAAATTACCAGGGTTGCATGTTCAGGGAAGCCCTAAAGACTGGCTTTTACGATCTTCAAGCTGCCAGGGATTGGTACAGGATTTCATGTGGTGGTACTAATGCAATGAACCACGATTTGGTGTGGCGTTTTATAGATGTGCAGACCCGTCTTATTGCTCCAATTTGTCCCCACTATGCAGAACATGTCTGGAGGGAACTTTTAGAGAGGGAAGGATTTGCAGTAAATGCAGGCTGGCCCGCGGCTGATGCTCCAGATCTAACACTCCAGAGTGCGAATAAGTATTTGCAAGACTCAATTGATTCAATAAGGAAGCTGCATAATAAACAACTACCAACTTCAAAGAAAACCAATATGGGTGCTTCAGCTACTTCTTTGACAGAAGCGTTGATATATGTTAAGGAGAAATATGACGGATGGAAAGCAGAATGCTTAAGAATACTCCAACATGACTTAAATAGAGATACTCTTACTTCTGCTCACGAGGACAAGGAGATATTTGAGGCATTGAAGGCTAGTTCTTTTGGTCAAGATGATGATTTTAGCCAAAAGAATTGTATGGAATTTTTGAAGTTCAAGAAGGAGAAGGCAGTTGCACTTGGGATTCAGGCATTGGACTTGAAGCTACCTTTCGGAGAGATTGAAGTCCTTGAACAGAACTTGGACTTGATTAAAAAACAAATACATGGTCTTGAAGAGGTACAAGTTTTGTCAGCTATCAATGCTGCTGATATTGCTAGAGCTGGTCCTCATGCTAGACTGCTAGAGAAGAATCCTCCCTCTCCTGGAAGCCCAACTACGGTTTTCTTGACCCGGTAA
- the LOC133709155 gene encoding leucine--tRNA ligase, cytoplasmic-like — protein MDRSIPALRKLASLVSCFTLAEVVSKGDNILLEIKILLEIEAEVREWWEEKGVFVNADQSPDNPHYPNDELGDDRKKWFENYLFGGLSRRAFLISKLECCAAYHRLRDDNVPWQIKASGAEELPEKIINLLVGEPPVFPTVWRAAYSTDAMRLSLACSCDGDDSPRILFNTANSAIRKLTKEMSWISEQLAYMAAAADSSSFVRRIRRDGPPSTFADKVFANEINIAVHNSDNYYRACMFQEALISGFLQLQAARDSYRISCGPHGMNHDLVLRYIDVHTRLIAPICPHYAEYVWREYLKKEGFVVIKSGWPAADAPDLILQSANKYLQDLIELMRELEKKFRALNDGNCDVTEEETKAVGLIYVKEEIDGWEGKCLRILQDNFDSETNTFFAQDEDMLDALISYIYGDFTIRQDIDYRQTEQLCMSFLKLKKDEALNFGADALELKLPFGEIEVVQENLDLIKREIGLHEVKVQVFSGTTGLEDFTLDSPPSPGRPAAALVSRDFYEKMERSAPGVWELKRRLQLSDKVLTPSSRPPSELLYQKKMEHPFKLLFQEKTEHSDLGEQEPNDEQSPDNILAPLYHPPYELLFQGSFKKAKRTASAQDKWLLVNLQSSKEFSSHLINQDTWANEAVSKIISTNFIFWQAYDDSTEVKKICRFYNLVYTPVVLIIDPINGENMRSWYGMVQPERLLEDLLVPFLENSPKDHHHPGEESSQPQPEESEDDSVGDKTDEEDEELQWALEASMKA, from the exons ATGGACCGATCCATTCCTGCTCTTAGAAAACTGGCAA GTTTAGTTTCTTGTTTCACTCTAGCTGAGGTG GTATCCAAAGGTGATAACATTCTCCTAGAGATTAAGATTCTCCTAGAGATTGAAGCAGAGGTTCGAGAATGGTGGGAAGAGAAAGGCGTTTTTGTCAATGCTGATCAATCTCCTGACAACCCTCACTATCCTAACGATGAACTGGGGGATGATCGGAAGAAGTGGTTTGAAAACTATCTGTTTGGTGGTTTATCGCGACGGGCATTCCTGATATCTAAGCTAGAGTGTTGTGCAGCTTATCATAGATTAAGAGATGACAATGTGCCATGGCAAATCAAAGCCTCAGGCGCAGAGGAACTTCCGGAGAAGATTATAAATCTGTTGGTTGGAGAACCACCAGTATTTCCAACAGTTTGGAGAGCTGCCTATTCTACTGATGCCATGAGACTCTCCTTAGCTTGTTCTTGTGATGGTGATGATTCTCCGAGAATTTTATTTAATACTGCAAATTCTGCTATCCGAAAGCTCACTAAAGAAATGTCATGGATTAGTGAACAACTAGCTTATATGGCTGCTGCTGCAGactcttcttcttttgtgaGAAGAATCAGAAGAGATGGCCCCCCCAGTACTTTTGCGGACAAGGTGTTTGCGAATGAGATCAATATTGCTGTGCATAACAGTGATAACTATTACCGGGCTTGCATGTTTCAAGAAGCCCTCATTTCTGGCTTTCTTCAACTTCAGGCTGCCAGGGACTCGTATAGAATTTCATGTGGTCCTCATGGCATGAACCATGATTTGGTGCTGCGCTATATTGATGTGCATACACGTCTAATTGCTCCAATCTGTCCACACTATGCTGAATATGTCTGGCGGGAATATTTAAAAAAGGAGGGGTTTGTGGTAATTAAGTCAGGCTGGCCTGCCGCTGATGCCCCGGATTTGATACTCCAAAGTGCCAATAAGTATTTGCAAGATCTAATTGAACTTATGAGGGAGCTTGAAAAGAAGTTTCGAGCTTTAAATGATGGTAATTGTGATGTGACAGAAGAAGAAACGAAGGCAGTAGGTTTGATATATGTCAAGGAGGAAATTGATGGATGGGAGGGTAAGTGCTTGAGGATACTTCAAGATAACTTTGACAGCGAGACAAACACCTTTTTTGCTCAGGACGAGGACATGCTAGACGCATTAATATCGTACATATATGGGGATTTTACCATTCGTCAGGATATAGATTATAGGCAAACTGAACAGCTCTGTATGTCTTTTCTGAAGTTGAAGAAGGATGAAGCACTTAATTTTGGGGCTGATGCCTTAGAGTTGAAGCTACCATTTGGAGAGATTGAGGTCGTTCAAGAAAACTTGGACTTGATTAAGAGAGAAATTGGCCTTCATGAGGTTAAGGTACAAGTTTTCTCTGGTACCACCGGTCTTGAAGATTTTACACTGGATAGTCCTCCATCCCCTGGAAGGCCAGCTGCTGCCTTGGTGAGCCG TGACTTCTATGAGAAAATGGAACGTTCTGCTCCGGGAGTATGGGAATTGAAACGTCGTCTTCAGTTATCAGATAAAGTTCTTACTCCCTCGTCTCGTCCTCCCTCTGAGCTATTGTACCAGAAGAAAATGGAACATCCGTTTAAGTTGTTATTCCAGGAGAAAACGGAACATTCTGACCTTGGAGAACAGGAACCGAATGATGAACAATCCCCAGATAATATTCTTGCTCCATTATATCATCCTCCCTATGAGCTATTGTTTCAGGGCTCTTTCAAAAAG GCCAAACGTACTGCTTCTGCCCAGGACAAATGGCTCCTCGTGAACTTGCAATCGAGTAAAGAATTCAGCTCACATCTG ATTAATCAAGACACCTGGGCTAATGAAGCTGTCTCGAAAATCATCAGCACTAATTTTATCTTCTGGCAG GCGTATGATGATTCAACTGAGGTCAAGAAGATTTGCAGATTCTACAACTTGGTATATACACCTGTAGTGCTTATCATTGACCCCATAAATGGTGAGAATATGCGTTCGTGGTATGGAATGGTTCAACCAGAACGTCTGCTGGAG GATCTGTTAGTACCATTTTTGGAAAATAGCCCCAAGGATCACCATCATCCAGGAGAAGAAAGTTCTCAGCCTCAGCCAGAGGAAAGTGAAG ATGATTCGGTTGGTGACAAaactgatgaagaagatgaggaatTGCAGTGGGCATTGGAAGCTTCCATGAAAGCATGA